One window from the genome of Halobellus ruber encodes:
- a CDS encoding carbohydrate ABC transporter permease, which yields MSGDDDARSDGGIAAGRTGAERELKRGPVQRWVNKAIKDPQRVYRAMFYVATIFFLITTLFPFYFLLVLAITPDTGALAVLPQLNTLQFGVFLEVFQKINFLRYMINSIVLALTTTALVLLLASLAGYVFGRLEFPGRQPMMLLILAISYFPPAAFFVPLYQLFTGNVISGVSLYNTPGSMILPFSALFMPLSIFILTTFYGQIPDGLEDAARVEGTTRLGALFRVIVPLSAPGVATAGVLTFIAVYNEFFFSQLMNNGQPENWAPIVGGLLSLQRAGQFEVTYGVMAAGSIIAVIPVAVLVVIAQEKIVSGLTSGALKE from the coding sequence ATGAGCGGCGACGACGACGCCCGGTCGGACGGCGGGATCGCCGCCGGCCGGACCGGCGCCGAACGGGAGCTCAAACGCGGCCCGGTCCAGCGGTGGGTCAACAAGGCGATCAAGGACCCACAGCGGGTCTACCGCGCGATGTTCTACGTCGCAACGATCTTCTTCCTCATCACGACGCTTTTTCCCTTCTACTTCCTTCTGGTGCTCGCGATCACGCCCGACACCGGGGCGCTCGCGGTTCTCCCGCAGCTGAATACGCTTCAGTTCGGCGTGTTCCTGGAGGTGTTCCAGAAGATCAACTTCCTCCGGTACATGATCAACAGCATCGTCCTGGCGCTGACGACCACCGCCCTGGTGCTGCTTCTCGCCAGCCTCGCGGGGTACGTCTTCGGCCGCCTGGAGTTCCCGGGGCGACAGCCGATGATGCTGCTGATCCTGGCGATCAGCTACTTCCCGCCGGCGGCGTTCTTCGTGCCGCTGTACCAGCTGTTCACGGGGAACGTGATCTCCGGGGTGAGCCTCTACAACACGCCGGGGTCGATGATCCTCCCGTTCAGCGCGCTCTTTATGCCGCTGTCGATATTCATCCTCACGACGTTCTACGGGCAGATCCCCGACGGGCTCGAGGACGCCGCCCGGGTGGAGGGGACGACGCGGCTCGGCGCGCTGTTCCGCGTGATCGTCCCGCTGTCGGCGCCCGGCGTCGCGACCGCGGGGGTGCTCACCTTCATCGCGGTCTACAACGAGTTCTTCTTCAGCCAGCTGATGAACAACGGCCAGCCGGAGAACTGGGCACCGATCGTCGGCGGCCTCCTCAGCCTCCAGCGCGCGGGGCAGTTCGAGGTCACCTACGGCGTTATGGCGGCCGGTAGCATCATCGCGGTGATCCCGGTCGCCGTCCTGGTCGTGATCGCACAGGAGAAGATCGTGAGCGGACTCACCTCCGGGGCACTCAAGGAGTAA
- a CDS encoding DUF3311 domain-containing protein codes for MTRKKTDYLWIAVFGVLTAFGIPWFLWGSATTWAGLPVWLWWHVGWMVLAAVAFAGFTRGAWDRGMNVDGEVRTDG; via the coding sequence ATGACGCGAAAGAAGACCGATTATCTCTGGATCGCCGTCTTCGGAGTGCTCACCGCGTTCGGAATTCCGTGGTTCCTCTGGGGATCCGCGACGACGTGGGCGGGGTTGCCCGTGTGGCTGTGGTGGCACGTCGGGTGGATGGTGCTGGCGGCAGTCGCGTTTGCGGGGTTCACCCGCGGGGCGTGGGATCGTGGAATGAACGTCGACGGGGAGGTGCGGACCGATGGCTGA
- a CDS encoding sodium:solute symporter family protein has protein sequence MAESALVVQLGVLGAYLLVALAVGVAAYRLTGSDAEDYYLAGRSIGTVVLLFTTFATLLSAFTFFGGPTLAYNAGPEWILVMGVMDGLLFAILWYAIGYRQWLIGRVEGYVTLGEMLGDRFGSRRLRALVAGVSLFWLFPYVMLQQMGAGEAIVGLTGGAVPYWAGAAFITLFMIGYVVLAGLRGVAWTDTIQGVFMLGIVWVAVGWVLTSAGGFGEVSTALARNRPEFLSLGGGLYSPQWMIAQAVTIAFGVTMFPQINQRFFVAKEARVLKRSFTLWPVLVLLLFVPAFLLGTWAAGLGVAVPEGANVIPVLLNAYTPAWFAALVIAGAMAAMMSSSDSMLLSGSSYLTRDLYRPFVNPDADDEREAWLGRIGVAAFATGTFVASLFRPGTLVEIGSTAFGGYAQLALPVMVALYWPETTRRGMLAGIGGSQLFYLAHVFVPPFTVGGVTVLGSTYLTWDFALYGMVLSLLLTVGVSLVTASDADERTERFAVGSGAD, from the coding sequence ATGGCTGAGTCGGCCCTGGTCGTCCAACTCGGCGTGCTCGGCGCGTACCTGCTCGTCGCGCTCGCGGTCGGCGTCGCCGCCTACCGGCTGACTGGCAGCGACGCGGAGGATTACTACCTCGCGGGCCGGTCGATCGGGACGGTCGTGCTGCTGTTTACCACCTTCGCGACCCTGCTCTCGGCGTTCACCTTCTTCGGCGGTCCCACCCTCGCGTACAACGCCGGGCCCGAGTGGATCCTGGTGATGGGCGTGATGGACGGACTGTTGTTTGCGATCCTCTGGTACGCAATCGGCTACCGCCAGTGGCTGATCGGTCGCGTCGAGGGGTACGTCACCCTGGGGGAGATGCTCGGCGACCGGTTCGGGTCGAGACGCCTCCGCGCGCTGGTGGCTGGCGTGTCGCTGTTCTGGCTGTTCCCCTACGTGATGCTCCAGCAGATGGGCGCGGGCGAGGCGATCGTCGGACTCACCGGCGGCGCGGTACCGTACTGGGCGGGGGCAGCGTTCATCACGCTGTTCATGATCGGCTACGTCGTCCTCGCGGGACTCCGCGGCGTCGCGTGGACCGACACGATCCAGGGCGTGTTCATGCTCGGGATCGTGTGGGTCGCCGTCGGGTGGGTGCTTACCAGTGCGGGCGGCTTCGGCGAAGTGTCGACGGCACTGGCGAGGAACCGCCCCGAGTTCCTCTCGCTGGGCGGGGGGCTCTACTCCCCGCAGTGGATGATCGCCCAGGCCGTGACGATCGCGTTCGGCGTCACGATGTTCCCACAGATCAACCAACGGTTCTTCGTCGCGAAAGAGGCCCGCGTGCTGAAGCGGTCGTTCACGCTGTGGCCGGTGTTGGTGCTTCTACTCTTCGTCCCCGCGTTCCTGCTCGGGACGTGGGCGGCGGGGCTCGGCGTGGCGGTCCCGGAGGGTGCGAACGTGATCCCCGTGCTCCTGAACGCCTACACCCCGGCGTGGTTCGCGGCGCTTGTGATCGCCGGCGCGATGGCAGCGATGATGTCCTCCTCCGATTCGATGCTGCTGTCGGGATCCTCGTATCTCACACGCGACCTCTACCGGCCGTTCGTGAACCCCGACGCCGACGACGAGCGGGAGGCGTGGCTCGGCCGGATCGGCGTCGCCGCGTTCGCGACCGGGACGTTCGTCGCCAGCCTGTTCCGGCCGGGCACTTTAGTGGAGATCGGCAGCACCGCCTTCGGCGGGTACGCACAACTGGCGCTTCCCGTGATGGTCGCGCTCTACTGGCCGGAGACGACTCGCCGGGGGATGCTCGCCGGGATCGGGGGGTCGCAACTGTTCTACCTCGCCCACGTGTTCGTTCCCCCGTTCACCGTCGGCGGCGTGACGGTCCTCGGGTCGACGTACCTGACGTGGGACTTCGCGCTCTACGGGATGGTGCTGTCGTTGCTTCTCACGGTCGGGGTGTCGCTCGTCACCGCCTCCGACGCCGACGAGCGGACCGAGCGGTTCGCCGTGGGGAGCGGCGCGGACTGA
- a CDS encoding universal stress protein, whose amino-acid sequence MSMNTVLLAIGSQDEHRLPELVDTATSIVDSDGRIVLLHVFDRDQYDTIEAQLHLGEDSEVTPDDISKRSRLVGEVTERLDEAGVDYVVRGALGDVSDAILRRSRSENADLVVVGGRNRSATGKALFGSTAQKVLLESEVPVTFVKAQSKKPQRAAAPA is encoded by the coding sequence ATGAGTATGAACACAGTCCTTCTCGCGATCGGATCGCAGGACGAACACCGGCTCCCGGAACTCGTCGACACCGCGACGTCGATCGTCGACTCCGACGGGCGAATCGTGCTGCTGCACGTCTTCGACCGGGACCAGTACGACACCATCGAGGCACAGCTCCACCTCGGCGAGGACTCCGAAGTCACGCCCGACGACATCTCGAAGCGCTCGCGGCTCGTCGGCGAGGTCACGGAACGACTCGACGAGGCGGGCGTTGACTACGTCGTCCGCGGCGCTCTCGGCGACGTCTCCGACGCCATCCTCCGACGGTCGCGGTCCGAGAACGCCGACCTGGTCGTCGTGGGCGGGCGCAACCGCTCGGCCACCGGGAAGGCGCTGTTCGGTTCGACGGCACAGAAGGTGCTGCTGGAGTCAGAAGTCCCAGTGACGTTCGTGAAGGCGCAGTCGAAGAAGCCGCAGCGCGCCGCTGCCCCCGCGTAA
- a CDS encoding PQQ-dependent sugar dehydrogenase, whose translation MNGDRRRFLRAGLAAGTLAFAGCAASPPTSDGDGATNGGTTAPDDAGGDGTHEVETIVDDLDQPWGLAVAPDGATLVTERPGGFVRAAPDGTTTRIDGTPEVFAGGQGGLLDVALHPDYPDSPWVYLTYSVANGAGETTTRLGRGLLAPDGARLDDFEVLHTAEPFVESNGHFGSRVVFGPDDRAYVTVGDRQFKDFGPEHTAQDLTTDHGAVLRFEPDGSIPSGNPFVDDPDARDPIFSYGHRNPQGLAVHPGTGDLWEHEHGEQDGDEINILQQGGNFGWPVATEACTYGGGEPIGVSHDDRADVVAPVHYWPCGSGGFPPSGLAIYDGSASAWSGDLFAGNLAGQYLGRFAVDGREVTEVGQLLADREWRIRAVTVGPDDGLLVAVDADPGPLVRLTPA comes from the coding sequence ATGAACGGCGACCGGCGACGGTTTCTGCGGGCGGGACTCGCGGCCGGCACCCTCGCGTTCGCCGGGTGTGCCGCGAGCCCCCCGACATCCGACGGCGACGGAGCCACGAACGGCGGGACCACCGCACCCGACGACGCCGGCGGGGACGGAACCCACGAGGTCGAGACGATCGTCGACGACCTCGATCAGCCCTGGGGACTCGCGGTCGCGCCCGACGGCGCAACCCTGGTCACCGAGCGCCCGGGCGGGTTCGTCCGGGCCGCCCCCGACGGCACGACGACCCGGATCGACGGCACGCCCGAGGTGTTCGCCGGCGGCCAGGGCGGGCTGCTGGACGTGGCGCTTCACCCCGACTACCCCGACAGCCCGTGGGTGTATCTCACCTACTCGGTGGCGAACGGCGCGGGCGAAACCACGACCCGCCTCGGTCGCGGTCTGCTCGCGCCCGACGGCGCCCGACTCGACGACTTCGAGGTCCTTCATACCGCCGAGCCGTTCGTCGAGTCGAACGGCCACTTCGGCTCCCGGGTCGTCTTCGGCCCCGACGACCGCGCGTACGTCACCGTCGGCGACCGGCAGTTCAAGGACTTCGGCCCCGAGCACACCGCCCAGGACCTGACCACCGACCACGGGGCCGTCCTCCGGTTCGAGCCGGACGGGTCGATCCCATCCGGGAACCCGTTCGTCGACGACCCCGACGCCCGGGACCCGATCTTCAGCTACGGCCACCGCAACCCGCAGGGACTCGCGGTCCACCCCGGGACGGGCGACCTCTGGGAGCACGAACACGGCGAGCAGGACGGCGACGAGATCAACATCCTCCAGCAGGGCGGCAACTTCGGGTGGCCGGTCGCGACCGAGGCCTGCACCTACGGCGGCGGCGAGCCGATCGGTGTCTCCCACGACGACCGCGCCGACGTCGTCGCCCCGGTCCACTACTGGCCCTGCGGCTCCGGCGGGTTCCCGCCCTCGGGGCTCGCGATCTACGACGGGTCGGCGTCGGCGTGGTCCGGCGACCTGTTCGCGGGCAACCTCGCCGGGCAGTACCTGGGTCGGTTCGCGGTCGACGGTCGGGAGGTCACGGAGGTCGGGCAACTGCTCGCCGACCGGGAGTGGCGGATCCGGGCAGTGACGGTCGGCCCCGACGATGGGCTCCTCGTCGCGGTCGACGCCGATCCCGGGCCGTTGGTGCGGCTCACACCCGCGTGA
- a CDS encoding ABC transporter ATP-binding protein has protein sequence MARVQLEHVTKRYDDVTAVDDMNLDINHGEFVTLVGPSGCGKSTTMETISGLTVPTEGTVRIGERDVTNLPPKDRGISMVFQNIALFPHMDVYENISFGLRLRNYEKEEIDDRVDEAAEVVELEGMLDRMPDEMSGGQRQRVAIARAIVRDPDVFLMDEPLANLDAKLRVHMRTQLQRLHRELDTTIIYVTHNQAEAMTMSDRIAVLDTGQLQQIAPPLVCYNEPANLFVATFIGSPSMNTIEGEITNDGFASTYGQVAAEFDPTAFGLTPGQSVTLGVRPEDVYVTALVDDLAHPTAPIPTRSDVLEPMGDEIFVYLVTEDVAEGGSMEEGSDPGEILMSVDPDSDIQEEEEMDVILDRSKLHLFDEDGEAITHGLVEAPAAAGGPTGTEVEGDD, from the coding sequence ATGGCACGAGTACAACTCGAACACGTCACCAAACGGTACGACGACGTAACGGCCGTCGACGATATGAACCTCGACATCAACCACGGGGAGTTCGTCACTCTCGTGGGTCCGTCGGGGTGCGGCAAGTCGACGACGATGGAGACCATCTCGGGGCTGACGGTGCCCACGGAGGGCACCGTCCGCATCGGCGAGCGGGACGTGACGAACCTGCCGCCGAAGGACCGCGGGATCTCGATGGTCTTCCAGAACATCGCGCTGTTCCCGCACATGGACGTCTATGAGAACATCTCCTTCGGCCTCCGCCTCCGCAACTACGAGAAGGAGGAGATCGACGATCGGGTCGACGAGGCCGCGGAGGTCGTCGAACTGGAGGGGATGCTCGATCGGATGCCCGACGAGATGTCCGGCGGGCAGCGCCAGCGGGTCGCGATCGCCCGGGCGATCGTCCGCGATCCCGACGTCTTCCTGATGGACGAGCCGCTGGCGAACCTGGACGCGAAGCTCCGCGTCCATATGCGCACGCAGCTTCAGCGGCTCCACCGCGAACTCGACACGACGATCATCTACGTCACGCACAACCAGGCGGAGGCGATGACGATGTCCGACCGGATCGCGGTGCTCGACACCGGCCAACTCCAGCAGATCGCGCCGCCGCTGGTCTGTTACAACGAGCCGGCGAACCTCTTCGTGGCGACGTTCATCGGCTCGCCGTCGATGAACACGATCGAGGGGGAGATCACGAACGACGGGTTCGCCTCCACGTACGGGCAGGTCGCCGCCGAGTTCGACCCGACCGCGTTCGGGCTCACGCCCGGCCAGTCGGTCACGCTGGGCGTCAGGCCGGAGGACGTCTACGTCACCGCCCTCGTCGATGACCTCGCACACCCGACGGCCCCGATCCCGACCCGCTCGGACGTGCTCGAACCGATGGGCGACGAGATCTTCGTCTACCTGGTGACCGAGGACGTCGCGGAGGGCGGCAGTATGGAGGAGGGCTCGGACCCCGGCGAGATCCTGATGAGCGTCGACCCCGACAGCGACATCCAGGAGGAAGAGGAGATGGACGTAATCTTGGACCGCTCGAAGCTCCACCTCTTCGACGAGGACGGCGAGGCGATCACCCACGGGCTCGTCGAGGCGCCGGCCGCGGCAGGCGGCCCCACCGGCACGGAGGTCGAAGGGGACGACTGA
- a CDS encoding carbohydrate ABC transporter permease translates to MSTEQRRAGSVPDERSGVYASVVTWMENLSETQYAYLLLTPAFVVLGVIAFWPLLSTFRLSLFADSLGQASVGGFVGVENYVAILTGERTALLPAPFLPEALTVQAFFNSALTVTILFTVISVFFETLIGFVQALVLDQDFRGRRWVRVAIILPWAIPIVVQGMIFFLMFQPNVGFLVGTSENPAFLNQLGLLTTTPLANAQDATMIVIVGDIWKTTAFMALLILAGMQAIDRGLYDVAKVAGASPWQRFKYVTLPIILPTVMVAMLFRTIQAMRVYGLIETVAGCTTVPSLSCLVVTTFNNRMLGSSATIAFITAAIIAAAVSVYIVGYARGGQ, encoded by the coding sequence ATGAGCACTGAACAACGGCGGGCCGGGTCGGTACCGGACGAGCGCTCGGGGGTGTACGCGTCGGTCGTCACCTGGATGGAGAACCTCTCGGAGACCCAGTACGCGTATCTCCTGTTGACGCCGGCGTTCGTAGTGCTCGGCGTCATCGCCTTCTGGCCGCTGCTGTCGACGTTCCGCCTCTCGCTTTTCGCCGACAGTCTGGGACAGGCCAGCGTCGGGGGGTTCGTCGGCGTCGAGAACTACGTCGCGATCCTCACAGGCGAGCGGACTGCACTGTTGCCCGCACCGTTCCTCCCCGAAGCGCTGACGGTACAGGCGTTCTTCAACAGCGCGCTCACCGTGACGATCCTGTTCACGGTCATCAGCGTCTTCTTTGAGACGTTGATCGGGTTCGTCCAGGCGCTCGTCCTCGATCAGGACTTCCGTGGCCGGCGGTGGGTCCGGGTGGCGATCATCCTGCCGTGGGCGATCCCGATCGTCGTTCAGGGGATGATCTTCTTCCTGATGTTCCAGCCGAACGTCGGGTTCCTCGTCGGCACCTCCGAGAACCCCGCGTTCCTGAACCAGCTCGGGCTCCTGACGACGACGCCGCTGGCGAACGCCCAGGACGCGACGATGATCGTCATCGTCGGCGACATCTGGAAGACGACGGCGTTTATGGCGCTTCTGATCCTCGCGGGGATGCAGGCGATCGACCGCGGGCTCTACGACGTCGCGAAGGTCGCCGGCGCGTCGCCGTGGCAGCGGTTCAAGTACGTCACGCTGCCGATCATCCTGCCGACGGTGATGGTGGCGATGCTGTTCCGCACGATCCAGGCGATGCGGGTCTACGGGCTCATCGAGACTGTCGCCGGCTGTACGACCGTGCCGTCGCTGTCGTGTCTGGTTGTCACGACGTTCAACAACCGAATGCTCGGGTCCTCTGCGACCATCGCGTTCATCACCGCCGCGATCATCGCTGCCGCGGTCTCCGTGTACATCGTGGGCTACGCCCGTGGTGGCCAATGA